The genomic region ggatgatttctgtcatcattatgattcaaaaaggagccaaacaactatgtgataataaatggcttcatatgaccactatccttaaataaaagactagtaaaaagacaaaaagtttttttgcatgatcagtcatattttcaaaatcaatgccaaaatttcacaatttctgccagggtatgcaaacgtttgagcacaactgtagttaaaagattcaaagaatctggtcaaatctcggcgCATAAAGGGGACGACAAAAACCAGgagtcactgtcttaaaaaatatcattcatctgtaatggatatcattaaaatgggcttgggataactttagtaaacctttgttagtcaacaccacttgccactgcatccacagatgcaagttaaggctttataatgcaaagcagaagccatacatcaacactgtccagaagcactgctgacttctctgggctcggtttcatcttagatggaaagtagaacagtggaactgtgttttttggtctgaagagtccacatttcacttttttttttttaaaaaacacagctgtcgtgttaactgggccaaagaggaaaaggaccatccacactgttatcagcatcaggtccaaaagtgtctgtatgggccaggggtgtgtcagtgcccatggcatgggtaactcgcacatctgtgagggttccattaatgcagacagatatgtaacatttttggagaaacatatactgccatccagcaccgtcttttctagggatgtccctggattttcctgcaggacaacttcaaactccatactggccgaataatcagagagtgcaggtgctagattggcctgcctgcagtcctgaccatctccaattgagaatgtgtggtgcattatgaagcacacaatatggcaacgaagaccccgtacaattgtgcaccTAAAGACCAGCATAATGATGAATggaggaaaattccactttctaaacttaacaaacttgtgtcttcagtgcccaaatgtataataagtgttattagaagaaatggtgatgtttcacagtggtaaacactcgactgtgccAACttgtttggagtgtgttgcaatcaactgatttgaaattactgtacatttaaaaaaacaaacaaaaaaaaacaaacaataaaattcacaaggtaaaacatcatataatgtttagttgtagtactttcgatatagcaaagggtgaatataatttacaaatcaatttattagcatttttcatactgtaccaactttttcagaattggggttgtaaagtTTATTATTGGCAGACTATAAACTGGTATATTTAAAGTCCGCTAAATTGGAACAAATAATTTTGTACTTAATGCACTTTAGTTTGCCAAAAGCAGTGCTGTGGTGCAACTAAAGATGTGTTAAGGATACTTGGTTGTGCTAAAATTGAACTATTTCAAATATACTTTagtacactttaaatatatacccttgtatttaatttttgaaaTACACAGAATTGACTCAGTGTAAACTTATAATGCATCTCCATTACACTCTAGTAGTGCTGGACATACATTAatgttatcaaatcaaatcatatcacatttatttatatagcacatttaaaaccaaccatggttgaccaaagtgctgtacagtggcATCACAGGCAGGACAGTATAATAGAAACAAAACATGGGTAGAAGGACAATTTTACAGCTTAACCATGATTTATGGTAAATATAAAGCTAAGGAAAATAAGAATGTTTTAAGCAATGATTTATAACATTACTAAATTAATGTAACAAATGTTATACTGATAATATACTGCTGGCCCACACCACAATTGAATTTCAGCTGGCAatgatatatatatttcttgCACTGTGTGAGTTCTACTTTGAAGAAATTTGTGGGACCAAGCATAGTGAGACTGACACTACTGTTAATGATCATCAACAATAATATTGAAGTATTATTTCAAGTTTTCCATTGTCACACAGGATCACAACTATCTCAGAGCAACACTAACCTCAACctggttaaataaaaaaaaacttttcataccataaaacaacatatttaacaTTAAGCGGAACTCGAAACTTAATTATAACcccaattacttttaaaagttagttaataaaacccacaaacagtccccaaaacctaCACAGACCTACCTCAATAATTATGCAgacacaacagccaatagcaagtccccaAGCAGAAACATCAACAGATGTTGCAGTATATTCCTGGAAAGGACTATAATTCTGTGTAGTTTTAACACcggacattttattaaaataggtaaacaaagaaaagtgaaaaaatccaGACATCTGTCTGGACCCTTATCACTGATCTACAAAGGCCCCTGGCTTACCTCTTCAAACCTTACCTCTTCAAGTTACACAATGTCGAATGCagcatgctgctttaaaaatggtTTATAACACAGGGCAAACTGTACATGCGTAATgttgttgaatgcagacacaaacaacaaAAGACTGTCTGATTGAGACTTTAATAGATACATGTACATAAAGAGAAGGAACCCATACACAAGATCCCGCAGTTGAACCAGTTCAGTGTTTCAGTAGTAATCATCATCAGTGGCTTAACAGGCAGCATttcattttgttgaaaaaaaaaaaaaatgtttgagctgcggtgtgtgtgtgtgtgaactgaaaataatgacaagCACATAGTCTCTCTCCGCGGAAGCAGATTTAAATCTTTTTAGTTTGATTGCATCAACATTTGAACTGTGTAAGGGGACAGTTTTTGACTACTATTTATGTAGATAAATAACTAATCACAGTGATTTTGACAATTttggaagctggtctggtataaattggGTGTGCAACACACTCTGcattaggggtgggtgatataccagtagacatgataaacgggtagaaatttgccaaccagtatacattttggattatcgtctctatCGTGGTAATGCAAAATTGCCACACGAGAAATGTGCACAGCACATAACAAGTATGCACTCTGTTGGATAAATGTAGTGAGGCGGTGTGATTGCTCAAttcctcaaattcatttgaatgacaagatgagaggagattatgaaggaaaaagtacatcctccgtggtgtggaattggCTTCAGAAAGCATGATACAGAGCAGAAAACAGCGATTTGCAAGGTTTATCCATGTGCGCGTATACGTatatcagtggtcagggcttcacgtgagactgatagaaataatgaaacacagtttttcactgacagctgcactagtcattagatgaaaagcttgtctagaacGTGAGAAAAAATGACACTGAATCCACTTCTGCGGCATGAAAATTCGCTTAAGCCACCATCAAaccaaattcaatgacattcatcccaCGCTCTAaacatgcctcccatccaaacacACGCAGCTGTGTTTTGTGCAAGTGATGCATACGCAGTCTGAAACACGCAAGTGCACGTGATTCTTGAAGTCATCCCAgtcccttcatttgtgctccAGTGACAGATCACACCTGTTACTCATTCTGTTTTTCTCGATGTCAAGTGgggttttaaaatacacatcaaaccctttctaaaattcagttcaaatgatgtttgatatcaggaaCCAAACCAGCCatattttccttcagatattttatatttactttatagagattactaaaaacacaaagagcctaattaaatgttttatttatggattttttatttatatgttattttattttttgcactgctTTGAGTAGatgttaagtttcttgaggaaagttacaacaataatcataataataacaataataataataattattattattattattataataagaagaagaaaattggtgcacatcatcagactgaaatgtggcatttattttatttatgttttactttgactatgtttgtcaagttcaaaataaagagaaaattacagTATATAAGATGAAGAAGTTTTCATttctaaagtatttaattcactgactagaTTACTCATAAGTACACATTGCAGCATGGCTTAATATATAATacagttttattgatttttcagaaaaatttaactatattgtgatatatatcgttatcatgatattaaattactcatattgtgatatatgattttggtcatatcgtccACCCCTACTCTGCATGCTGACTACTCAATGTTGTTTACTTAAACTTGGAAACAAGCACCTAACCAGTGTACTTTCTTCAAGTACACTATATTTGAACTTAATGTATACTTCCCCTAATTGCATTTGTAAAAGCTATATTACTTTACCACTACATTTGTTGTGGTCAAAGTTTCTCTGTGTGCATTTGAAGAAGGCATGAAATAAGTGCAATTACATGGTCCTTTCAATTAGTACATAGATatgataatgcatttgtaaaatacttatcatgaaataaatgtattttaaatacaatttggtATATTAATTTTTCACCAGGGATGTAGAATTATTTTTGGCCTGACTCACCAGGTCTGCCACAGGTGACCTGCAGTGTAGCTGAATCTGTCTCTCCACTTCCACTTGCATTCGGGCCATTGGACGTGCCAAAGCCAGAGCCACACGGGCCTCCTTCTGCAGCCGGCGCTGTAGCCTCCAGTATTCTGAATCCTCTGTGTCTaaatcttcctcacctgtgtccCGGTCAGACAGAGAAGAGCTCTGCTTGCTCTATAAtgagacagagaaaaacaaacaagttTAATTGAAATTGGATGACATTATGACAATATTAAGTGCTTAGCTATGCTAAAAGTTGTGGTTTCTACCATAGGAGACAATGGGGTGTCCAGGCTGGTCTCTGTTCTGCTGTCCTCTGCACCACTGTCCCTGTCATTGCTACCGTCATTCACAAAGCACatctgcaggttcaccacattCTGAAGCCTATAGCACAGAGAGAGCACAGATGATGAAggcgttatttttatttatttgccatttcagttgttgctgactttcttatttcatatctatacatTGTATATTTAGGATATAAATTGtggggcaaaaaaataaatgcgATGGGAGAGAGATAACAATCACAGTTAAggattgaattaattaatttcaatCTCCATGCTGGCCATTGTTGTTTACCTCAATCCTGTTATCCTGTGTTATATCTGTACTTTGTCACATTGTATGCTAAATTGTGACATTGTATTTACTATAGTAGTTAGgtgaaataaatgatcacatggaaggtcggcatgttgtttccgactCACTGACAAGGGCCATCTCTTATCAGAcgtttttgcatcggctccagcatttttaccttcccctgtggttgCGACCGGAAGCGAATTGCGTCAGTAGGCTACtctgccttacaggctccatatggttaggattaggttggGGTGAGGtaagggcatctgctgcctgccaggaaaaaCTGTGGTCCCTATGTACAATGggtgtgggagacccgggttcggaTACCACATTGAAACCTGCAAGTAGTTACAGTCGCATAACCAGTGAGGAGCGGCAGGCACATGCAGAGGGGGTGGCTCGAGCCCCTGCCCTTTTGCTGGGGTGCCCCTCTGACTTTACTGGACTCACAAAGTGACATTTCATCACACTCACAGTAAAAACAGTGAACAGGTTAATTAATACATTGCAAACCTATTGTTATtgatggttttattattattattaggattcctctggtaggaggaaacctattgttattggtggttttattattattattaagattcctctggtaggaggaaacctattgttattggtggttttattattattattattattattattattattattattatccttgtGCCCCAATATCTCAAAATCACCAGTCCAAAATTTtctaatttggcacattgatactaccgGTCTCCGGGAACCCCCACACCAAGAATGGCCTACATTCGCCCATAGGGGGCGCTACAGGCCATGCCCAAATgtcccattttcaaagtgatggcatttccacaccatttgtccaaatgcctcatttctcatggggaacaaaaaagcctcaagGACCCATAaggtccgccatgatggattttcctgtacagtgAAAATTTGGGAAAACCTACAAAAATCTTCTTCTCTTGAACCGTAGATGCAATTGACTTGAAATTTGGTGCCCATGTGTAGAATTGATGTCTTTCAATTTGTTacttagcaaaaatgaatacaatacaaaatggctgaaagggacgtatttatgtaaatgtccacattgcctCAAAATAGATGTGTCAATAAATCAAATGTCATTCTGACTGATGGATTTTCAAACCTAACATCCTTCAAGaagacatcactctgaagtaccgTGCAAactttcaccttgatatgtcaaaagatgactgaATTACAGCTGTTTGAACTTGGGCCAAATCTAACAATGCTAGCCActggttctttttttaaattttttatacagAATCTGAAAGCAGAAATATCCAGCAATGTGAATAGCTGACTTGGTTAAGTTGTTGTGCTGGAAACTGAAGGGTCAGAGGTTCACATCCAGCCATAgctataattatttttgtttaggattcagacAGAAAGACATGTTTTTTAGGATTCCTTCATCGGGAGGGTTTAAcccttttttaaatgatttgccattttgaggaggaatccgcattgctgcttgcagctatatttatttttggatccgtgaccgcaatacatttgatgggattttgatcccatattaATACACTGGCTCTTtagaatgcatttaaattttgAATCCATCAGTTTCATTTGCACTAAAGGACATACCTATTGTAGTCACATAACAGTGTGAATTACTAAAACCATGTGAATCCCTGAGAACTTGAGACTTGTTACATTTGGCAGTAACCAGAAATCATTTAAACTCTGAAAAGAGAAAGTTCCATTTTTAGTATTTGTGAACCACAGTGAAGCAAGCActtcctgtatttttttttttttttttttttcttcaattgcAAGAAAATTTGGTGGTAAATAGTATTCTTAGAGAACACTGACTTAGGCCTCTATAATTAAACCTTAATTGTTGGAAGATTTTCCCCCTATACACTGATGTGAGACTGATTCTGGGGTACCTTGTTAAGTTAAGATAAAAGATCAAATAAAAGCAAATATCCTTTATGCAGTGATACAACATAGTGCTAACATAAAAAAAGCATGCTCTTTCTGGCTAATTTTCTTTACTTGAATTTGACTGTGTGGACTTTTCTTTGCTTGACCATTCCTGCCCTGGCTGTCCTTTCTAGGAACCTTCtagaaatcatatttttaaaatgtgaagaGAAACTGAAATGCAGCAATCCCAACACCCTCAAAGCCAAAGTGCCTCATGATACTTCGTCATCTAGTGACAAATGGGACAAACCCACATATATTCTCAGTAAAACCTTTTAAAATACATGTGTTATTCTTTATTTGACAAACAAACaatgtgttcacactgaaaaaaacaataatcattaTATGGAAGTGTTATaacattctgccatcatttactcaccctcatgttgttcaataCCCATACACCTTTTTCCTGTAGAACACATAAGATGATGTTAGGTACAATGTCACCATTctcagactcagtcaccattcactattatTGCAccttttccccatacaatgaaagtgaatggtgactgaagctgccAGTCCCAAACATTTTGCCTtacatcttcatttgttttccaaggaggaaagtcataggggtttgaaacaacatgagggtgagtaaatgacagaagtttcatttttggctgaactatgcctttaagtcaTTGACAGtgaacatgcacacatacataaaaCACCAACCCACCaaagacaagcacacacactGACCGTGAGGACAGGCAGCTCTTGCTGCTCTTGCTGCAACCAGTGAAGATAACCGGTCCGTCGTCATAGAAACTGCCAAAGGCCAGTTTCTGTCTAATGGACTCTCTCTCGTTCCTCTGGGCCTGAGCAAAAGCACAGTTGAATTCAGTAAATTAGGAGAATGCTCACAGAGCCAGCAGGTGCCTGGACACATGTGGCATATAAAAATAGATGATGATATCTAGCACTGCCACTTTAACATTcgggtcaatgacgtgatgctcatttttgtctGTACCTattgatttcttcaaaaatacataaaaataaaaaaaatgctaatcATACTAAAAATGACTTGAACACACTTCTTTTATGATGAACATCTTTTtaatttatgattttataaattatctttaaaatgctaTTCATATTTGAAAATAATTCGTCCGTATTGAAGTTAGTATGGCAAAATGAACATGCATGAAGCCATTTTGAtgtcatgtgacaagaaaaccataaaacaggAAATAATATCACAGAGAAAACACCTGTAGACACCTACAActctgtgtctttttgttttgtttttgttttttaaatgtcagatattttgatgtttttgaaGCTTGGTTAGTTCAGgtactgcagttttttttttcttacacagtatttttgtcttatttcccGTTAAAATAtcgaaacataaaaataaaaaaaatacttgaggAGCATATTAAGACTCAACAAGATatttagtcttgttttcagataaatcttaAATAATTTATTGAGGTTTATGATTTACAAAAATTGCCAATAGGGAAAGAAAAATCCCATTCAcgaatagttttttcttgttataagaattaaaattacaaaatgttgttctctgaaaacaagacaaaggttttctgttattttgcttctcaagtaaatttatcttgttttaagaatgtttagatattttaactggaaaacaagacaagaatactcagtttttgcagtgtactgtatatatatatatatatatatatatatatatatatatatatatatatatatatatataaactcagcaaacaaagaaacgtccctttttcaggacactgtattttaaagataattttgtaaaaatccaaataactttacagatctttattgtaaagagtttaaacaatgttttccatgcttggaatgcaaccataaacaattaatgaacatgcacctgtggaacggtcgttaagacactaacagcttacagacggtaggcaattaaggtcacagttataaaaatgtaggacactaaagagacccaGGGTCCctactcatctgcgtgaacatgctttaggcatgctgcatggaggcatgaggactgcagatgtggccagggctgtgagacgcctaagacagcattacagggagacaggaaggacagctgatcatcctcgcagtggcagaccacgtgtaacaacacctgcacaggatcggtacatccaaatatcacacctgcgggacaggtacaggatggcaacaacaactgcctgagttacaccaggaatgcacaatccctccatcagtgctcagactgtccgcaataggctgaaagaggctggactgagggcttgtaggcctgttgtaaggaaggtccttaccagacatcaccggcaacaacgtcgcctatgggcacaaacccaccttcgctggaccagacaggactggcaaaaagtgctcttcactcagttgcagttttgtctcaccaggggtgatggttggactcgcgtttatcatagaaggaatgagcattacacctctggagcgggattgatttggaggtggagggtctgtcatggtctgggaaagtgtgtcacagcatcatcggactgagcttgttgtcattacaggcaatctcagtgctgtgcgttacagggaagacatcctcctccctcatgtggtacccttcctgcaggctcatcctgagcatgacaatgccaccagccatactgctcgttctgtgcatgatttcctgcaagacaagaatgtcagtgttctgccatggccagcaaagagcccggatctcaatcccattgagcacgtctgggacctgttggatcagagggtgagggctagggccattcccctcaGAAATGtccaagtgccttggtggaagattggggtaacatctcacagcaagaactggcaaatctggtgcagtcaatgaggagaagatgcactgcagtacttaatgcagctggtggccacaccagatactgactgtctgactgttacttttgattttgaccccccctttgttcagggacacattattccatttctgttagtcacatgtctgtgaaacttgtccagtttatgtcttagttgttgaatctttttatgttcatacaaatatttacacatgttaagtttgctgaaaataaaagcagttgaaagtgagaggacgtttcttttttgctgagtttatatatatatatatatatatatatatatatatatatatatatatatacagggtttggagggttacttttgaaatgtattccactacagattacagaatacatgctgtaaaatgtaatttgtaatgtgttCCATTAGATtaatcaaggtcagtaacgtattctaaatactttggattacttcttcagcactggtagattttttttcacttgttttgactataaaaattctgccagtacagtaagacaaaatacacatgttaaaaatacattctctgaaaaacataaatatcttatgcagtgttgtttctaaaacaagatcaatcaaattgatcttgttttaaggatttttagatatttttacaggaaacaatacaaaaattattatcaagaatacgatttttgctctaatatcaaaggtcttactagaaaaaaagaaattatgatccaacgcaaagtttcttgataaaaaaatatgatcgtgccttgtaacatgtgcatgtaaaatggcttgaaatagcattttagcttagcgtaaagctgacaatttacacaatgtttatttctatttcttctgctccaaacttatttcaaacgtacttctatgtctgcttgtatgaatgtaacgcatcataagaaagcgtttcaccgctgttcaaatgcactttggatcgcatcatttatatgtatacatatggatacatcatgatggcgccgcggatggtcgccttggtgtggagcgctcctatttttttgttgtttttgtttgtttgtcctgtgtttagcaatctttttccagtcagttttaccagagacgaactgctgaacattcgacagcttataccagacagtcttttcccggattttgaatattccgacattttgctagacattttagttggaggcatggctttgttgttcaggagacgcaggtgaggaagacgagccggtgcgctggtcaaactccgtcggcggggctttcgaacaacgctgccgagcattcatcttgtgaatctccactctcttcctaacaaaacggacgaactacatctcctcacccgcacaaacaaggacttttcaacttctgctgccttgtgcttcacagaaacctggctgagtgaagccattccggacagcgcgttacatctgccgggcttccagctattcagagcagatcgcattgcggagttaacgggtaAAACGAGaagtggtggaacatgcttttacatcaatgaaagttggtgttcagatgtaacaacgttaaagaagatatgctgtcctaatttggaagcgctctttttttaactgtaagcctttctacttgccacgggagttttcctcatttattctggggtgtgtgtatatcgcgccaaacgcgtgtttgaatgcggcgctgcaacagctgactgatcaaatcacagacacggaacaacaatacccggactcagttattattattcttggggattttaacaaagcaaatctcacacgtgaactgcccgaatacaaacagcacattacacattactgtctggttcatcttcttccagcctacaggcagaaattaaaatcaaccaagccagtagtaaggactgtaaagagatggaccaatgaagcagagcgggaactacaagcctgcttcgattgcacggattggagtgtttttgaggctgcagccacagacctggacgagctcacagatactgttacatcatatatcagtttctgtgaggatatgtgcattcctacaaggacttatttaaagttcaacaacgataaaccgtggtttacagcagagctcaggcagcttcgtcaggccaaagaggatgcttactggggtggggataaagtcttgtacaatcaggccaggaacacactaaacaaggaaatcagagtggctaaaagaagatactctgagaagctgaaaaacaagttttcagctaatgaccctgcatcagtgtggagtggcataaaacaactcacaaattacaggactcctaccctcaaccctgtggtggaccaacaactggctgacgacctgaatgtgttctattgcagatttgaaaggcccagtctcacaccccacacccactctgaacttcacttcacacaaacaccaacacctcctgcaacccccctccgccccctcctgctactcaacctgcacttaagatctgtgaagatgatgtgagcctcgtctttcagaaacaaaagacgaggaaagcttcaggcccagatggcgtctcaccagcgtgtcttcgatcctgtgctaaccagttggcccccatcttcacacagatcttcaatagatcactggagcagtgtgaagtcccatgctgcttcaaatgctcaatcattattcctgtcccaaagaaaccaaaaatcacaggacttaatgactacagacctgtcgccctgacgtctgtggtcatgaaataatttgagagactggtgctggcccacctgaagaacatcactggaccctttctagatccccttcaatttgcttatcgagcaaacaggtctgtggatgatgcagtcaacatgggattgcatcatatcctgcaacatctggacagaccagggacatatgcaaggatcctttttgtggacttcagttcagctttcaacaccatcatcccagctatactccagaataaattacagcAACTCTCTGTtaccatgtctatctgtcagtggattactagctttctgacggacaggcagcagcttgtgagacagaggaaactcacttccagcacctgtacaatcagcactggtgccccccagggatgtgtgctctccccactactcttctccctctacaccaatgactgcatcgccaaggacccctctgtcaagctcctgaagtttgcagacaacaccactgtcatcagcctcatccgagatgacgatgagtctgcatacagaagggaggttgaacagct from Myxocyprinus asiaticus isolate MX2 ecotype Aquarium Trade chromosome 5, UBuf_Myxa_2, whole genome shotgun sequence harbors:
- the LOC127440348 gene encoding schwannomin-interacting protein 1-like, which encodes MVHQEKCVYQAQRNERESIRQKLAFGSFYDDGPVIFTGCSKSSKSCLSSRLQNVVNLQMCFVNDGSNDRDSGAEDSRTETSLDTPLSPMSKQSSSLSDRDTGEEDLDTEDSEYWRLQRRLQKEARVALALARPMARMQVEVERQIQLHCRSPVADLLPHLPHISESLMKRNLRPVDMRDMSLGQLQVITNDLHSQIQGLNEELVQLLLMRDELHMEQDAMLVDVEDLTRHAHSQQRHMMEKSLAKGKGACHTRCDSPY